ATCAGAAATTTTTCAAGTGACTTTGTAAAAGCATTAAATGCATCTAAGTATTCATTCTTAGTATCATTTAGTATAGAATTTAGAGTCTCTTTAGCAGAAACAAAGTGTATACGAGCTTCACCATCTATAATAGGTGGTTGGTTTTGAAGTAAGTTTACAACCCTTCGTTGAATTTGTTTTCGTCCAACATCAGAAGTTATGCTATCCCAAAAGTTGACTAGCACAAAAATCTTGTCAGTAGGTTGATCTATTTTATTGTCGTTTAAGTAATATCTTAGATCTGATAGTAATTCGCGCTCTCCTTGATTCAATGGCTGAAAAGCACTCGTCAAGAAAATTGCAGCATCTATATCTTTAATTAGTTTTTGTGTAATTTCTGTACGGTTAGGATGTTCATTTAACCCAGGAGAATCTAGGATTTCTATACCATTACGGCACAAGCTGAGCCCAGGATCTTCAAAAATAATCTCCTCAATAGAGTTGTTGACAAACTCATCATCAGAATTACCTAATGCTGCCTCCTCTGAAATAGAAGCTTTTTCCTTATATTCCTCAAAAGAAATTTCTTCTACTCTACCATCTTTGTGATGGCAAGTAACTCGCCTTTCTTCTCCATACTTCAAAACTGTCACTTGACCACTACATGGAATTTCTCTAACAGGCTGAATCTCTTCACCTAATAAAGCATTTAGTAATGTTGATTTTCCTTTACTAAATTCTCCAATAACTGACACTCTAAAGCTTTCACTATTTAATTTCTGAAATTCTTGCTCGAACTCATCTAGTAAATTAATTGGAATGAAGTTACGCTCTTTACAGTCTCTGGCTATAGCAGAAATCTTAAGGCAAAGACTTTTCAACTCACCTCTTAAAACCTGAAATTGAGTTAGACTGTCATAATCAATAGTTTTCCTCTTTTGAGAATTTCCCTGATTTGAGTACCCAGAAAAAACTGAGAGAATGTCGCTAGCGGCTTTAACCAAAAAAGCATCTAAATCATAAAATTTTACTGGATCAATTAAAGATTGCACTTCTCTCAACACAGTAATATCAATATCACTTTTGTGTGTAAATCCAGCCTCTAGAATTGATAAGTATTTAGGTTGGATTTGTAGTTTATCTGCAATCGCTTCTAAATACTTCTTCTCAGAGGTGGCAATACTGCCATCTGTTGCCGACATTTCATAACCAAGACCAATTAACAATAAGCGTTCTGCCTCTGAAAGAGGAGTGGTTAATGTCAGTAAATCTTTAGCGCTTGTATATATCCGGTTGTTCCGAATTCCTTTACTTATAAGCTGAACTAGCGAACGAATATTGCTATTAGCCGGAATAAAGCGATTTATTGTTTTTTGCCATTGTTGCTTTTCTTCTTCTGTAATTTGACCATCTTGCAACATTACCCCTTGCAGAACTGTGATCAGTGCAGACAAGAAAACGATGGATGGTGAGAGATCTTCCCGACGTAGATTTTGTCCAGTAATGCGTGATAGTAGCTCAATAGTCTCGGAATTGATGCGGGTGAGTTCCATAGTTGTAGGGCTAGTAATGTTGCTCGTCTTCCAATATGCCCAATTTTCTCTCAGAGGGCTCTAGATCCGGATAAATACGGATACCTTTCTTAATCTCAGAATTTAGGCTGGAAAAATCCTGTAAGTGAGTAAAAAGCATGCTTTTCCAATTCTCTCCCGCTATTCAGGCTGGTTTAGCGGCTGGAAAATACGTACAAGTTCTCACCTCTTCAGGAGTGCCATTAAGTATTGCTAGGGACGCAACTACTGGACAGTTTGTTGGTCATGCCGTTAGCTTACTTAGTAATGGCGGTATTCCCCTAAATCCTTTAGCTGTTCCCCTACAACTCGCTACCGCTGGGGCGCAGATGTATCAGACGCATCAAGGCTTTACAGCTGTGCAAGCAGGCTTAAAAACGCTCCAGGCCAGCGTTGGAGTTCTACAAGCTACAACTGCGGTCATTGGTGTGGGAGTCGCGGCAGGTGTCGCTCTCTCAGCCGTCAACTTGTGGCAAACCCTCAAGCTTCGGGAGGATGTTAAGCAGCTTAAGCTTGAGGTTAAAGATGGATTTATCGATCTGAAAAAAGCTCTGAAAGAGCAGGGAGCCGAAATCCTCTTAAAGATCGACCAGATCGCCCAAGATATTAAATTTGAACAACATCGCCAGATTTTGATTCGAGCCTATGGAAAGTTTTTGGAAGCTAACAAGCTCATCAAGACTGCAATGTCATGCAGTGATATAGCAATCCGGAACGCTGACTTGGCCAACGCACGACAAATGCTGGGAGAAGCTCTGGGAGACTACAGCAATCCCCATATTTTGTCAGAAACTTCGGCTCCTGGCCAACTGCGTAGACTAGAGTGTGCCTGGGCAATTGAGCAAACGATCGCACTGACTTATCAATTACAAAATGAACCTGCTGCCACTAGCGATCGCCTATCTCACCTCCGCGATCGAGTCCGTCAAGATGCGCTAGCAGTTATAGAAGCTTGCGAGTCTGAAGAAGAACTAGACTTTATTTTTCCTGAAATTACTCGAATTCACGATCACGATCTAGTTGCTTTGGAGTCTTGGCAAAATCATATTGACTGGGAGCGATCGCTTCCTGAATCTGAGAGAAAGCTATTGCAAGGTTCTAACTCTCTTGAGCTAGAGAGTACCGCTGATTTCAATACAGCTACTAGCGTGGTTGAAATAGCGCCTGAACAAACACTCTATGAGGACTTGAAGGATAAGTCTCATCTCTCCTCGCTGAGAGATCAGTTAGAGTTGCTCATCAAACCCAGCTTACGACGGGAGTACGCTGTCTATATAGGTGAGCAAGCTGTTGCTGCTGGACATAGAGTTTTAACTTCCTCTAACCTTCAGGAAGCCTCTAACCTCACCATTGCCAATCTTTATTGGTATTTCAAGGTTAGAGATGACTCTGAAGAAGACTAAGAATTAGGCCGATGCACCAAGTTGTATGTTACAAGGGGTAGTTGTTAGGATTTTCAACCAATAGCCCTTCACTAGCAGCAGCCAAATTTAGCTCATTGTCTGCCGATACAAAAACGATGGGTGGCAAGCCGCTAGCCCCAGACAACGCATTGATGGCACAACCTGCTGCTAGCTGAACTGCATCGTAGCCGCGTAACCCTCGCATTTCAGCCAGCATCATCCCAGACTGGATAATTTCTTCTGTAATTTCAATAACTTGATAGTCTACCTGTATATCGTTTCTGAATTGATTACATATCATCGCTGCATCAGCGACACTAATACTTCCACTGCGTGCCCGTCGCGTAATTGCTGCAATGATTTCAACGGGTGTAATGGCTGCAACAAAGATTTCACTGTCTAATGCCGAATCAAACAATCCTAAAACCCATGCCGAGCCTACTTCATTGACATATCTCTTGACTAGAGCACTACTGTCTACAAAGTAAACTGCCATTTATCGGCGTTCCTCAACAATCGTTTGAGAAACAGGTTCACCTTGAATTTGAACGAGGTGCTGGGACGTTCTTTGCCCAAAGGTAGAAGGCTTAATCTGCCGTACCAATCCAGCAGTAACTAATGATTGATGAAAAACTGTTCGTTTCGCTGCTGTCTCCTTATCTGCAAGATAACTTTGAACAGCCGCACTAAGTTGCTGCAACTCTGATGGTTCCAACGTTTGCAGTTGCTCAAGAATTTGCTGAAGGACTGCCTGAGGCATATTTGTAACCTACAGATTGGTATGACTTTGACCTCTATTCTACAAAGACCCAAGCCAACCACTCCACAAGCAGTCTTTCGGAGCGATCGCAACCTCTCCCAAATTTTTGAGGGTTCAGCATCGCCAAACCCCTCCTATTGCTATGCCACCACGAAGTTAACTAACTTACCAGGTACTACGATCACCTTCTTGATCTCCTTGCCTTCAATGTAGCGCTGAGCCAATTCCGACTCGCGGGCATATTGCTCCTGGGCTGCCTTGTCAGCTCCCGCAGGCACCTGGATGCTGCCACGGGTTTTACCCAGGATTTGAATCACGATCGTGATCTCATCTGCTACTAGGGCCGCAGGGTCAGCTTCAGGCCAACTTTGCAAGTGAATGGACTCGGTATGCCCAATCCGTTGCCATAGCTCATCAGCAATGTGCGGAGCCAAAGGAGCCAACAGCAAGAGCAACGTCTGAATCCCCTCCGCATAGATGGGTGAGTCCTTGCAGGGAGCATCTGTGAGGGCATTGCTCAGCTTCATCAACTCAGACACCGCTGTGTTGAACTGATATTCCCCTTCAAAGTCCTCCGTCACCGCTTGGATTGCTGTATGAATGGCGCGACGGAGATCCTTCTCTGGCTTGCTCAGTTCGGCGAGATTTACCTTCTTGGTGCGATCGCCACCTTTCTCTGCAAACTCACTCACCAATCGCCACACCCGACCCAAGAAGCGGAACTGACCTTCCACATCGGCATCATCCCACTCTAAGTCTTTCTCCGGGGGAGCCTTAAACAGGATAAACATCCGGGCTGTGTCTGCGCCATACTTCGCTAATACAGATTCTGGATCAACTCCGTTGTACTTCGACTTAGACATCTTTTCGTAGAAGACTTCCAACGCTTCTCCGGTTTCGGGATCTTTGGGATCGGCGGCGTTCACCGAGGTAGGGGTGACATACTTGCCCGTGGTCGGGTTCTTGTAGGTCAAGCCTTGCACCATTCCCTGAGTCAACAAGCGATCAAAGGGTTCATCGAAATTGAGCAGACCGCGATCGCGCAACACCTTAG
The window above is part of the Trichocoleus desertorum ATA4-8-CV12 genome. Proteins encoded here:
- a CDS encoding dynamin family protein, whose product is MELTRINSETIELLSRITGQNLRREDLSPSIVFLSALITVLQGVMLQDGQITEEEKQQWQKTINRFIPANSNIRSLVQLISKGIRNNRIYTSAKDLLTLTTPLSEAERLLLIGLGYEMSATDGSIATSEKKYLEAIADKLQIQPKYLSILEAGFTHKSDIDITVLREVQSLIDPVKFYDLDAFLVKAASDILSVFSGYSNQGNSQKRKTIDYDSLTQFQVLRGELKSLCLKISAIARDCKERNFIPINLLDEFEQEFQKLNSESFRVSVIGEFSKGKSTLLNALLGEEIQPVREIPCSGQVTVLKYGEERRVTCHHKDGRVEEISFEEYKEKASISEEAALGNSDDEFVNNSIEEIIFEDPGLSLCRNGIEILDSPGLNEHPNRTEITQKLIKDIDAAIFLTSAFQPLNQGERELLSDLRYYLNDNKIDQPTDKIFVLVNFWDSITSDVGRKQIQRRVVNLLQNQPPIIDGEARIHFVSAKETLNSILNDTKNEYLDAFNAFTKSLEKFLINERGIPRTIQYKRRIDSLIKTSLDFSEQAQKSLDGELKVSDAEKQKIVEKIGEASGRDIRIKLFADSLIDEIIEETNVSWDEWIEGLDERLSEKVASWSSKHSAIFSRDQLIKDYVNQFNRDLSQELEGWIENQLKQNVLSKKIKHLDDFINQELKAIEREFNSISRLSDSTKKWVFLGNPDDIFKDSGVLGNIGLAGLGAAVLVPAFIFAGPILLIIGSLVGGGFLGIGAGGVLGLDQEIRNKVFETGCEKFVESLESVFEKLFETIEAAVSERSKQADEIIGRAISFYENLLEQQERTHSETLEKREADKRWIALKSEELKQIQNQIELVLTKHGVEY
- a CDS encoding type II toxin-antitoxin system VapC family toxin produces the protein MAVYFVDSSALVKRYVNEVGSAWVLGLFDSALDSEIFVAAITPVEIIAAITRRARSGSISVADAAMICNQFRNDIQVDYQVIEITEEIIQSGMMLAEMRGLRGYDAVQLAAGCAINALSGASGLPPIVFVSADNELNLAAASEGLLVENPNNYPL